A DNA window from Ctenopharyngodon idella isolate HZGC_01 chromosome 10, HZGC01, whole genome shotgun sequence contains the following coding sequences:
- the LOC127520633 gene encoding long-chain fatty acid transport protein 6 isoform X7, with protein MLSSGQTHVVSGEAGLLVAPVMFTNPFLGYAGDKAMSERKLLRDVFKMGDVYFNTGDLMLQDHRDFVYFKDRIGDTFRWKGENVSTTEVSEVLGCLDFLLDVSVYGVTVPGYEGRAGMAAVVLKDGHGLDGEKLYGHLLHTLPPYAWPWFLRVQTSLDMTDTFKQQKGRLVQQGFNPHAVQQPLYFLDTSQKTYTPLTAQVYDDIVSGKKRL; from the exons ATGTTATCCTCAGGCCAGACTCATGTGGTTTCAGGGGAAGCAGGGTTACTGGTGGCACCAGTGATGTTCACCAACCCTTTCCTGGGCTACGCGGGTGATAAAGCCATGTCAGAAAGGAAGCTGCTGAGGGATGTCTTTAAGATGGGAGATGTGTATTTCAACACCGGTGATCTGATGCTTCAGGACCACAGAGACTTCGTCTACTTCAAAGACAGGATTGGAGACACATTCAG GTGGAAAGGAGAAAATGTCTCTACCACTGAGGTGTCTGAAGTGTTGGGCTGTCTGGACTTCCTGCTGGATGTCAGTGTGTATGGTGTCACTGTACCAG GATATGAGGGTCGTGCGGGAATGGCTGCTGTTGTGCTGAAGGATGGGCATGGATTGGATGGAGAGAAACTCTACGGTCATCTGCTCCACACTCTTCCTCCGTACGCATGGCCGTGGTTTCTAAGAGTTCag ACTTCCTTAGACATGACGGATACGTTCAAGCAGCAGAAGGGAAGACTGGTACAGCAGGGCTTCAATCCACATGCAGTCCAGCAGCCGCTTTACTTCCTGGACACTTCACAGAAAACCTACACCCCCCTCACTGCACAAGTATATGACGACATTGTATCAGGCAAGAAGAGACTTTAG
- the LOC127520633 gene encoding long-chain fatty acid transport protein 6 isoform X1, whose protein sequence is MMSWAVSTVAVGIVTLLVIQRKFYPYFWNDLMYYVKVRRVGRAMMARMKRGVVTYLQCFELQAKNIPQKTFIVFEDQILTYRDVDVRSNRFANVLKSHCGLKHGDIVALLMNNEADFICVWFGLCKLGCEVAFLNFNIKSQSLQHCLHSCGATALVIGSDLMKSLDEVLLTLTDAGIDVWVAAESSTQKNVRTLLDKLESASPEKPVVDAPQPNLMSNFLFIFTSGTTGLPKAARISHIKAVMCMAFLRLCGACASDKVYLTLPLYHMSASLLGIGGCIDLGATCVLKRKFSASQFWKDCLKYDITVFQYIGELCRYLVNQPKTAEDVAHNVRLAAGSGLRADVWKEFVRRFGKIQIREAYGLTEASIGFVNYTNEIGPIGRASYFNKLSLPFEFLKCDPQTYEPIRTDTGHCIKVSKGEAGLLVAPVMFTNPFLGYAGDKAMSERKLLRDVFKMGDVYFNTGDLMLQDHRDFVYFKDRIGDTFRWKGENVSTTEVSEVLGCLDFLLDVSVYGVTVPGYEGRAGMAAVVLKDGHGLDGEKLYGHLLHTLPPYAWPWFLRVQTSLDMTDTFKQQKGRLVQQGFNPHAVQQPLYFLDTSQKTYTPLTAQVYDDIVSGKKRL, encoded by the exons ATGATGAGCTGGGCCGTTAGCACTGTGGCTGTCGGGATTGTCACTCTTTTGGTTATTCAGAGGAAGTTTTACCCTTACTTTTGGAATGACTTGATGTATTACGTGAAAGTTCGGCGCGTGGGGAGAGCGATGATGGCGAGGATGAAGCGCGGAGTTGTCACATATCTCCAGTGTTTTGAGCTTCAAGCCAAAAATATCCCTCAGAAAACTTTTATTGTGTTCGAAGATCAGATTCTCACCTATAGAGACGTGGATGTGCGGAGCAACAGATTCGCGAACGTGTTGAAATCTCACTGTGGTCTGAAACATGGTGATATTGTTGCGCTTCTGATGAATAATGAGGCGGATTTCATCTGCGTTTGGTTCGGACTCTGTAAGCTGGGATGTGAGGTCGCGTTTCTCAACTTTAACATCAAATCTCAGTCTTTGCAGCACTGTTTGCACAGCTGTGGTGCTACAGCGCTCGTCATTGGCTCAG ACTTGATGAAGTCTCTGGACGAGGtgctgctgacactgacagacGCTGGAATTGATGTTTGGGTGGCAGCAGAGAGCTCCACACAGAAGAATGTCAGGACGTTGCTGGACAAGCTGGAATCGGCTTCTCCAGAAAAGCCTGTGGTTGATGCCCCTCAGCCAAACCTCATGTCCAACTTCTTGTTTATCTTCACATCTGGCACTACAG GACTGCCAAAAGCTGCTCGAATTAGTCACATCAAAGCTGTGATGTGTATGGCTTTCCTCCGTTTGTGTGGTGCTTGTGCCAGTGATAAAGTCTATTTGACGCTGCCGCTCTACCACATGTCTGCATCGCTGCTCGGCATTGGCGGCTGCATTGACCTCG GGGCTACATGTGTTTTGAAGAGGAAGTTCTCTGCCAGCCAGTTTTGGAAGGACTGTCTGAAGTATGATATTACTGTGTTTCAGTATATTGGAGAACTCTGTCGATATTTGGTCAATCAACCAAAG ACTGCAGAGGATGTGGCTCATAATGTTCGCCTCGCTGCAGGAAGTGGTCTTAGAGCTGATGTTTGGAAGGAGTTTGTCAGACGTTTTGGAAAAATCCAAATTCGTGAAGCTTATGGTTTAACGGAGGCCAGTATTGGCTTCGTTAATTACACCAATGAAATTGGACCAATTGGACGAGCAAGTTATTTTAATAAG CTCAGTCTAccttttgaatttttaaaatgtgatccACAAACATATGAGCCCATACGGACAGACACAGGACACTGCATTAAAGTGAGTAAAG GGGAAGCAGGGTTACTGGTGGCACCAGTGATGTTCACCAACCCTTTCCTGGGCTACGCGGGTGATAAAGCCATGTCAGAAAGGAAGCTGCTGAGGGATGTCTTTAAGATGGGAGATGTGTATTTCAACACCGGTGATCTGATGCTTCAGGACCACAGAGACTTCGTCTACTTCAAAGACAGGATTGGAGACACATTCAG GTGGAAAGGAGAAAATGTCTCTACCACTGAGGTGTCTGAAGTGTTGGGCTGTCTGGACTTCCTGCTGGATGTCAGTGTGTATGGTGTCACTGTACCAG GATATGAGGGTCGTGCGGGAATGGCTGCTGTTGTGCTGAAGGATGGGCATGGATTGGATGGAGAGAAACTCTACGGTCATCTGCTCCACACTCTTCCTCCGTACGCATGGCCGTGGTTTCTAAGAGTTCag ACTTCCTTAGACATGACGGATACGTTCAAGCAGCAGAAGGGAAGACTGGTACAGCAGGGCTTCAATCCACATGCAGTCCAGCAGCCGCTTTACTTCCTGGACACTTCACAGAAAACCTACACCCCCCTCACTGCACAAGTATATGACGACATTGTATCAGGCAAGAAGAGACTTTAG
- the LOC127520633 gene encoding long-chain fatty acid transport protein 3 isoform X3, with amino-acid sequence MKSLDEVLLTLTDAGIDVWVAAESSTQKNVRTLLDKLESASPEKPVVDAPQPNLMSNFLFIFTSGTTGLPKAARISHIKAVMCMAFLRLCGACASDKVYLTLPLYHMSASLLGIGGCIDLGATCVLKRKFSASQFWKDCLKYDITVFQYIGELCRYLVNQPKTAEDVAHNVRLAAGSGLRADVWKEFVRRFGKIQIREAYGLTEASIGFVNYTNEIGPIGRASYFNKLSLPFEFLKCDPQTYEPIRTDTGHCIKVSKGEAGLLVAPVMFTNPFLGYAGDKAMSERKLLRDVFKMGDVYFNTGDLMLQDHRDFVYFKDRIGDTFRWKGENVSTTEVSEVLGCLDFLLDVSVYGVTVPGYEGRAGMAAVVLKDGHGLDGEKLYGHLLHTLPPYAWPWFLRVQTSLDMTDTFKQQKGRLVQQGFNPHAVQQPLYFLDTSQKTYTPLTAQVYDDIVSGKKRL; translated from the exons ATGAAGTCTCTGGACGAGGtgctgctgacactgacagacGCTGGAATTGATGTTTGGGTGGCAGCAGAGAGCTCCACACAGAAGAATGTCAGGACGTTGCTGGACAAGCTGGAATCGGCTTCTCCAGAAAAGCCTGTGGTTGATGCCCCTCAGCCAAACCTCATGTCCAACTTCTTGTTTATCTTCACATCTGGCACTACAG GACTGCCAAAAGCTGCTCGAATTAGTCACATCAAAGCTGTGATGTGTATGGCTTTCCTCCGTTTGTGTGGTGCTTGTGCCAGTGATAAAGTCTATTTGACGCTGCCGCTCTACCACATGTCTGCATCGCTGCTCGGCATTGGCGGCTGCATTGACCTCG GGGCTACATGTGTTTTGAAGAGGAAGTTCTCTGCCAGCCAGTTTTGGAAGGACTGTCTGAAGTATGATATTACTGTGTTTCAGTATATTGGAGAACTCTGTCGATATTTGGTCAATCAACCAAAG ACTGCAGAGGATGTGGCTCATAATGTTCGCCTCGCTGCAGGAAGTGGTCTTAGAGCTGATGTTTGGAAGGAGTTTGTCAGACGTTTTGGAAAAATCCAAATTCGTGAAGCTTATGGTTTAACGGAGGCCAGTATTGGCTTCGTTAATTACACCAATGAAATTGGACCAATTGGACGAGCAAGTTATTTTAATAAG CTCAGTCTAccttttgaatttttaaaatgtgatccACAAACATATGAGCCCATACGGACAGACACAGGACACTGCATTAAAGTGAGTAAAG GGGAAGCAGGGTTACTGGTGGCACCAGTGATGTTCACCAACCCTTTCCTGGGCTACGCGGGTGATAAAGCCATGTCAGAAAGGAAGCTGCTGAGGGATGTCTTTAAGATGGGAGATGTGTATTTCAACACCGGTGATCTGATGCTTCAGGACCACAGAGACTTCGTCTACTTCAAAGACAGGATTGGAGACACATTCAG GTGGAAAGGAGAAAATGTCTCTACCACTGAGGTGTCTGAAGTGTTGGGCTGTCTGGACTTCCTGCTGGATGTCAGTGTGTATGGTGTCACTGTACCAG GATATGAGGGTCGTGCGGGAATGGCTGCTGTTGTGCTGAAGGATGGGCATGGATTGGATGGAGAGAAACTCTACGGTCATCTGCTCCACACTCTTCCTCCGTACGCATGGCCGTGGTTTCTAAGAGTTCag ACTTCCTTAGACATGACGGATACGTTCAAGCAGCAGAAGGGAAGACTGGTACAGCAGGGCTTCAATCCACATGCAGTCCAGCAGCCGCTTTACTTCCTGGACACTTCACAGAAAACCTACACCCCCCTCACTGCACAAGTATATGACGACATTGTATCAGGCAAGAAGAGACTTTAG
- the LOC127520633 gene encoding long-chain fatty acid transport protein 6 isoform X4, with translation MEHWILGATCVLKRKFSASQFWKDCLKYDITVFQYIGELCRYLVNQPKTAEDVAHNVRLAAGSGLRADVWKEFVRRFGKIQIREAYGLTEASIGFVNYTNEIGPIGRASYFNKLSLPFEFLKCDPQTYEPIRTDTGHCIKVSKGEAGLLVAPVMFTNPFLGYAGDKAMSERKLLRDVFKMGDVYFNTGDLMLQDHRDFVYFKDRIGDTFRWKGENVSTTEVSEVLGCLDFLLDVSVYGVTVPGYEGRAGMAAVVLKDGHGLDGEKLYGHLLHTLPPYAWPWFLRVQTSLDMTDTFKQQKGRLVQQGFNPHAVQQPLYFLDTSQKTYTPLTAQVYDDIVSGKKRL, from the exons ATGGAGCATTGGATTTTAGGGGCTACATGTGTTTTGAAGAGGAAGTTCTCTGCCAGCCAGTTTTGGAAGGACTGTCTGAAGTATGATATTACTGTGTTTCAGTATATTGGAGAACTCTGTCGATATTTGGTCAATCAACCAAAG ACTGCAGAGGATGTGGCTCATAATGTTCGCCTCGCTGCAGGAAGTGGTCTTAGAGCTGATGTTTGGAAGGAGTTTGTCAGACGTTTTGGAAAAATCCAAATTCGTGAAGCTTATGGTTTAACGGAGGCCAGTATTGGCTTCGTTAATTACACCAATGAAATTGGACCAATTGGACGAGCAAGTTATTTTAATAAG CTCAGTCTAccttttgaatttttaaaatgtgatccACAAACATATGAGCCCATACGGACAGACACAGGACACTGCATTAAAGTGAGTAAAG GGGAAGCAGGGTTACTGGTGGCACCAGTGATGTTCACCAACCCTTTCCTGGGCTACGCGGGTGATAAAGCCATGTCAGAAAGGAAGCTGCTGAGGGATGTCTTTAAGATGGGAGATGTGTATTTCAACACCGGTGATCTGATGCTTCAGGACCACAGAGACTTCGTCTACTTCAAAGACAGGATTGGAGACACATTCAG GTGGAAAGGAGAAAATGTCTCTACCACTGAGGTGTCTGAAGTGTTGGGCTGTCTGGACTTCCTGCTGGATGTCAGTGTGTATGGTGTCACTGTACCAG GATATGAGGGTCGTGCGGGAATGGCTGCTGTTGTGCTGAAGGATGGGCATGGATTGGATGGAGAGAAACTCTACGGTCATCTGCTCCACACTCTTCCTCCGTACGCATGGCCGTGGTTTCTAAGAGTTCag ACTTCCTTAGACATGACGGATACGTTCAAGCAGCAGAAGGGAAGACTGGTACAGCAGGGCTTCAATCCACATGCAGTCCAGCAGCCGCTTTACTTCCTGGACACTTCACAGAAAACCTACACCCCCCTCACTGCACAAGTATATGACGACATTGTATCAGGCAAGAAGAGACTTTAG
- the LOC127520633 gene encoding long-chain fatty acid transport protein 6 isoform X5, giving the protein MWGATCVLKRKFSASQFWKDCLKYDITVFQYIGELCRYLVNQPKTAEDVAHNVRLAAGSGLRADVWKEFVRRFGKIQIREAYGLTEASIGFVNYTNEIGPIGRASYFNKLSLPFEFLKCDPQTYEPIRTDTGHCIKVSKGEAGLLVAPVMFTNPFLGYAGDKAMSERKLLRDVFKMGDVYFNTGDLMLQDHRDFVYFKDRIGDTFRWKGENVSTTEVSEVLGCLDFLLDVSVYGVTVPGYEGRAGMAAVVLKDGHGLDGEKLYGHLLHTLPPYAWPWFLRVQTSLDMTDTFKQQKGRLVQQGFNPHAVQQPLYFLDTSQKTYTPLTAQVYDDIVSGKKRL; this is encoded by the exons atgtggg GGGCTACATGTGTTTTGAAGAGGAAGTTCTCTGCCAGCCAGTTTTGGAAGGACTGTCTGAAGTATGATATTACTGTGTTTCAGTATATTGGAGAACTCTGTCGATATTTGGTCAATCAACCAAAG ACTGCAGAGGATGTGGCTCATAATGTTCGCCTCGCTGCAGGAAGTGGTCTTAGAGCTGATGTTTGGAAGGAGTTTGTCAGACGTTTTGGAAAAATCCAAATTCGTGAAGCTTATGGTTTAACGGAGGCCAGTATTGGCTTCGTTAATTACACCAATGAAATTGGACCAATTGGACGAGCAAGTTATTTTAATAAG CTCAGTCTAccttttgaatttttaaaatgtgatccACAAACATATGAGCCCATACGGACAGACACAGGACACTGCATTAAAGTGAGTAAAG GGGAAGCAGGGTTACTGGTGGCACCAGTGATGTTCACCAACCCTTTCCTGGGCTACGCGGGTGATAAAGCCATGTCAGAAAGGAAGCTGCTGAGGGATGTCTTTAAGATGGGAGATGTGTATTTCAACACCGGTGATCTGATGCTTCAGGACCACAGAGACTTCGTCTACTTCAAAGACAGGATTGGAGACACATTCAG GTGGAAAGGAGAAAATGTCTCTACCACTGAGGTGTCTGAAGTGTTGGGCTGTCTGGACTTCCTGCTGGATGTCAGTGTGTATGGTGTCACTGTACCAG GATATGAGGGTCGTGCGGGAATGGCTGCTGTTGTGCTGAAGGATGGGCATGGATTGGATGGAGAGAAACTCTACGGTCATCTGCTCCACACTCTTCCTCCGTACGCATGGCCGTGGTTTCTAAGAGTTCag ACTTCCTTAGACATGACGGATACGTTCAAGCAGCAGAAGGGAAGACTGGTACAGCAGGGCTTCAATCCACATGCAGTCCAGCAGCCGCTTTACTTCCTGGACACTTCACAGAAAACCTACACCCCCCTCACTGCACAAGTATATGACGACATTGTATCAGGCAAGAAGAGACTTTAG
- the LOC127520633 gene encoding long-chain fatty acid transport protein 6 isoform X6: MSPYGQTQDTALKSMLSSGQTHVVSGEAGLLVAPVMFTNPFLGYAGDKAMSERKLLRDVFKMGDVYFNTGDLMLQDHRDFVYFKDRIGDTFRWKGENVSTTEVSEVLGCLDFLLDVSVYGVTVPGYEGRAGMAAVVLKDGHGLDGEKLYGHLLHTLPPYAWPWFLRVQTSLDMTDTFKQQKGRLVQQGFNPHAVQQPLYFLDTSQKTYTPLTAQVYDDIVSGKKRL; this comes from the exons ATGAGCCCATACGGACAGACACAGGACACTGCATTAAA GAGCATGTTATCCTCAGGCCAGACTCATGTGGTTTCAGGGGAAGCAGGGTTACTGGTGGCACCAGTGATGTTCACCAACCCTTTCCTGGGCTACGCGGGTGATAAAGCCATGTCAGAAAGGAAGCTGCTGAGGGATGTCTTTAAGATGGGAGATGTGTATTTCAACACCGGTGATCTGATGCTTCAGGACCACAGAGACTTCGTCTACTTCAAAGACAGGATTGGAGACACATTCAG GTGGAAAGGAGAAAATGTCTCTACCACTGAGGTGTCTGAAGTGTTGGGCTGTCTGGACTTCCTGCTGGATGTCAGTGTGTATGGTGTCACTGTACCAG GATATGAGGGTCGTGCGGGAATGGCTGCTGTTGTGCTGAAGGATGGGCATGGATTGGATGGAGAGAAACTCTACGGTCATCTGCTCCACACTCTTCCTCCGTACGCATGGCCGTGGTTTCTAAGAGTTCag ACTTCCTTAGACATGACGGATACGTTCAAGCAGCAGAAGGGAAGACTGGTACAGCAGGGCTTCAATCCACATGCAGTCCAGCAGCCGCTTTACTTCCTGGACACTTCACAGAAAACCTACACCCCCCTCACTGCACAAGTATATGACGACATTGTATCAGGCAAGAAGAGACTTTAG
- the LOC127520633 gene encoding long-chain fatty acid transport protein 6 isoform X8, translating into MFTNPFLGYAGDKAMSERKLLRDVFKMGDVYFNTGDLMLQDHRDFVYFKDRIGDTFRWKGENVSTTEVSEVLGCLDFLLDVSVYGVTVPGYEGRAGMAAVVLKDGHGLDGEKLYGHLLHTLPPYAWPWFLRVQTSLDMTDTFKQQKGRLVQQGFNPHAVQQPLYFLDTSQKTYTPLTAQVYDDIVSGKKRL; encoded by the exons ATGTTCACCAACCCTTTCCTGGGCTACGCGGGTGATAAAGCCATGTCAGAAAGGAAGCTGCTGAGGGATGTCTTTAAGATGGGAGATGTGTATTTCAACACCGGTGATCTGATGCTTCAGGACCACAGAGACTTCGTCTACTTCAAAGACAGGATTGGAGACACATTCAG GTGGAAAGGAGAAAATGTCTCTACCACTGAGGTGTCTGAAGTGTTGGGCTGTCTGGACTTCCTGCTGGATGTCAGTGTGTATGGTGTCACTGTACCAG GATATGAGGGTCGTGCGGGAATGGCTGCTGTTGTGCTGAAGGATGGGCATGGATTGGATGGAGAGAAACTCTACGGTCATCTGCTCCACACTCTTCCTCCGTACGCATGGCCGTGGTTTCTAAGAGTTCag ACTTCCTTAGACATGACGGATACGTTCAAGCAGCAGAAGGGAAGACTGGTACAGCAGGGCTTCAATCCACATGCAGTCCAGCAGCCGCTTTACTTCCTGGACACTTCACAGAAAACCTACACCCCCCTCACTGCACAAGTATATGACGACATTGTATCAGGCAAGAAGAGACTTTAG
- the LOC127520633 gene encoding long-chain fatty acid transport protein 6 isoform X2 codes for MMSWAVSTVAVGIVTLLVIQRKFYPYFWNDLMYYVKVRRVGRAMMARMKRGVVTYLQCFELQAKNIPQKTFIVFEDQILTYRDVDVRSNRFANVLKSHCGLKHGDIVALLMNNEADFICVWFGLCKLGCEVAFLNFNIKSQSLQHCLHSCGATALVIGSDLMKSLDEVLLTLTDAGIDVWVAAESSTQKNVRTLLDKLESASPEKPVVDAPQPNLMSNFLFIFTSGTTGLPKAARISHIKAVMCMAFLRLCGACASDKVYLTLPLYHMSASLLGIGGCIDLGATCVLKRKFSASQFWKDCLKYDITVFQYIGELCRYLVNQPKTAEDVAHNVRLAAGSGLRADVWKEFVRRFGKIQIREAYGLTEASIGFVNYTNEIGPIGRASYFNKLSLPFEFLKCDPQTYEPIRTDTGHCIKVSKGEAGLLVAPVMFTNPFLGYAGDKAMSERKLLRDVFKMGDVYFNTGDLMLQDHRDFVYFKDRIGDTFRWKGENVSTTEVSEVLGCLDFLLDVSVYGVTVPGYEGRAGMAAVVLKDGHGLDGEKLYGHLLHTLPPYAWPWFLRVQAIKLLRSAI; via the exons ATGATGAGCTGGGCCGTTAGCACTGTGGCTGTCGGGATTGTCACTCTTTTGGTTATTCAGAGGAAGTTTTACCCTTACTTTTGGAATGACTTGATGTATTACGTGAAAGTTCGGCGCGTGGGGAGAGCGATGATGGCGAGGATGAAGCGCGGAGTTGTCACATATCTCCAGTGTTTTGAGCTTCAAGCCAAAAATATCCCTCAGAAAACTTTTATTGTGTTCGAAGATCAGATTCTCACCTATAGAGACGTGGATGTGCGGAGCAACAGATTCGCGAACGTGTTGAAATCTCACTGTGGTCTGAAACATGGTGATATTGTTGCGCTTCTGATGAATAATGAGGCGGATTTCATCTGCGTTTGGTTCGGACTCTGTAAGCTGGGATGTGAGGTCGCGTTTCTCAACTTTAACATCAAATCTCAGTCTTTGCAGCACTGTTTGCACAGCTGTGGTGCTACAGCGCTCGTCATTGGCTCAG ACTTGATGAAGTCTCTGGACGAGGtgctgctgacactgacagacGCTGGAATTGATGTTTGGGTGGCAGCAGAGAGCTCCACACAGAAGAATGTCAGGACGTTGCTGGACAAGCTGGAATCGGCTTCTCCAGAAAAGCCTGTGGTTGATGCCCCTCAGCCAAACCTCATGTCCAACTTCTTGTTTATCTTCACATCTGGCACTACAG GACTGCCAAAAGCTGCTCGAATTAGTCACATCAAAGCTGTGATGTGTATGGCTTTCCTCCGTTTGTGTGGTGCTTGTGCCAGTGATAAAGTCTATTTGACGCTGCCGCTCTACCACATGTCTGCATCGCTGCTCGGCATTGGCGGCTGCATTGACCTCG GGGCTACATGTGTTTTGAAGAGGAAGTTCTCTGCCAGCCAGTTTTGGAAGGACTGTCTGAAGTATGATATTACTGTGTTTCAGTATATTGGAGAACTCTGTCGATATTTGGTCAATCAACCAAAG ACTGCAGAGGATGTGGCTCATAATGTTCGCCTCGCTGCAGGAAGTGGTCTTAGAGCTGATGTTTGGAAGGAGTTTGTCAGACGTTTTGGAAAAATCCAAATTCGTGAAGCTTATGGTTTAACGGAGGCCAGTATTGGCTTCGTTAATTACACCAATGAAATTGGACCAATTGGACGAGCAAGTTATTTTAATAAG CTCAGTCTAccttttgaatttttaaaatgtgatccACAAACATATGAGCCCATACGGACAGACACAGGACACTGCATTAAAGTGAGTAAAG GGGAAGCAGGGTTACTGGTGGCACCAGTGATGTTCACCAACCCTTTCCTGGGCTACGCGGGTGATAAAGCCATGTCAGAAAGGAAGCTGCTGAGGGATGTCTTTAAGATGGGAGATGTGTATTTCAACACCGGTGATCTGATGCTTCAGGACCACAGAGACTTCGTCTACTTCAAAGACAGGATTGGAGACACATTCAG GTGGAAAGGAGAAAATGTCTCTACCACTGAGGTGTCTGAAGTGTTGGGCTGTCTGGACTTCCTGCTGGATGTCAGTGTGTATGGTGTCACTGTACCAG GATATGAGGGTCGTGCGGGAATGGCTGCTGTTGTGCTGAAGGATGGGCATGGATTGGATGGAGAGAAACTCTACGGTCATCTGCTCCACACTCTTCCTCCGTACGCATGGCCGTGGTTTCTAAGAGTTCag GCAATCAAGTTGTTGAGATCTGCTATATAG